The Arachis hypogaea cultivar Tifrunner chromosome 14, arahy.Tifrunner.gnm2.J5K5, whole genome shotgun sequence DNA window CAAACCAGACAGCAGTAACCCGATTCACACACAATTTCAAAGTTTCAGATCTCTTTTTCCTCCACTACAATTCCAATAAACATAACAATATTTACCTCTCAAAATTGCTCTTCTAAAATCTAAACTAATCAAATTTAAAACTCTCTTCACCACAAACCTACTGTTAACTCTAGTTTTCCTTCAAACACCCTAATTAGACCACACAAGGCTACAGTGTAATTGATCTACGTAACAGACTTCACAAAGTTGAAAAATCTTAGCTTTTGTTCTAATCATAAACCAAACATCACAATTGCACATCCCAAAACAATAACAGTAATAATAAAATCCACTTTCCAATTTCTTGTTTAGTACTAATCAGAATTCACGACATGCTACTTAAGTTTGAAATTCCTTTCCCCAAATTTTCAGCATTTCCGGATCCACATGCAAATGTGAATaacaaaaaatcacattttgagaGAGAAGAACTTACATGAGGTCTTGGCACCAACGTGTCCAAGGAATGCAGCAATCTCCTTCATCTGCGTGGTCCTATTCCCGGTGGTTCCAAACCCTAACGGCTCAAACAACGCAGCAGCAGTGATGAACGAGTGGTAATCCCAGAATCCAGCGGCATGAGCCACCATAGGAATGTTCCTCTTGGAGAACAAGTTCTCAAACTGGTAGGTTTGGAAATAATCGGTGATTGTAAGGTTACAACAGAAAATTGACCACCCTTGACATTCCCAACCTTGATCACAGTACTTCTTGCCATGCTTGTACTTCACCTTCAGCTTCGAATCGTCGCCTAAATCGCCGTTCACTGAAACAATAGCCAAAACGACGATGAAGAACGCAACGACGTGTCGTTTTGCCACTTCCATCGTCTCGGATCTGTTTAgaacaaagagagaagagaatgTGTTATGTGAGAGTCAGAGATTAtaagaaaatgaaatttttaattattttaattatttatgttctTTGTTAGCTGGAAGGTCTTTCTCTGAAGCTTTGGGTTTCAGTGGGTGTGGTGTTTGTTTGTTATTTAGAGGTGGTTAAGCGTCGAACATGTTTGGGATTTGATCGGACGGTGGATAAGCTGTTGGTGAGGTGAAAGTGTTCGAGGGTTAAGTTGGGAACTCCAGACTGGCTTTGAGCGAAGGCAAGGAAGCTTTGGTTCTCCACCGACAGCTAATTGGGTACGTGAGAAATGTCGGCGTTGTCCTTCTGTGCCACGTGGGATTTTCTTTTTAttactgttttattttgtttattttggaaTCACCGTTAAGTAACCAAAGTAGGTTAATTTTATTTAGGATGCcggagacaatggactatttgtaggataataatattaaattaattttggggTTCACTAAAAATCGAACTCTTGACTTTTTGGATGTAGTACTCTAATACCacatcatgataccactcatcccaaaagcttcagctgatgggaaaaagtaacactaataattatatctctaatattccaTAAACCTCCGTTGAGTATTCTATtgactcctcatactttcccttttttttaacaTACTACACatcaaagtattttttttaaaatttatttaaatatatttaatactaacaaaaattatttttattaaaaaaaatcattacacacattttttttcttctttctacgCTTCTTTTTCTCTActactcttcttctttttctttcgaaaactattcaaaaaaaaagaagaaaaaaagaaatagaagagggaaaagaaggaaaaggagaaagagaaagaatttaaaaagaagatGGAAAAAGAGCgtgtaatttaaaaaattgttacaacaaCTTAGATATACTTAGATAAAAATTTTACTTACATGTAGAGTTTTATTCTTTTTTGATATTGGTCAAATTTTTGTGTAATATTCaatcattaaattttataatattttttaaaattttggatgcgagataatatatttttgtatactgacaatatataaaagatatattattctgttcttataattttaaaaatactataaaattcAATAATTGAATGTTACATAAAAGTttgattaatatttaaataaattattgaccAAGTCATTgacaaatttttataaattttataaattttgaaaaaaaattaaataatttacataaacttatagatttttaagtgaaatggtgaacttaatttttatgcattatttttatataaataactaattatgtattattattttaataaaaaataattaattttaaatatattatttaaaaaatcatttaaatacataaatctgattagataattatgtaaaatattttttgttattggtaatatatatattaagattaaACTCGTAATAAGATATTAAATAAGTATTTGAAAATTTATAACTCTAATTTGATAGATGTCTAAATAATTGAATGTTGgacatattttatttgaatatttatccTTTATCTCGTTATGTGACCTatacatttaataataattttttctaaggatctataaatttattacaaatttattaaaaaattatcagattttttttttcaaaaacctatttattctattactttagtttgtaaAGATGTTTTGTATTAAGTAATAAAAAGATTACTGATCTACTTTCTTCCATTAACATTCAACCAAATTTGCTTTTATTCATCGTCAAGTATAATGATTAATTTCTCATTAAGTTCTAGATATTTTAAAAGGCGAtaaaagactaaaattaaaacataCATATTACATAACAGAGaggtcttatttatttattataattatttaaaatggtCTGGGCCTGCTGTTTCGGTTTAGTGGTCTATTATTCTAACGTAACCATGACAATTAACAACAAAATTTGGAACCCCAAATTAAAAATAAGTATAATTGTGGGGAGAATCCAAAACAAGAACAAGTTGTGATTTGGACAAACACAATGTTAAAAAGAGAATGACATACGACCGACAGGCACTAATTAACAGATTAACtacttataataattaattaattctatttaAGCCCCTAATAAATTAAAGTGGACATTGGGAAACTATACTTAAATCTGGTAAAGTTTTGATCAAATTGAAAATGTCTTAAGCATGGTCATTTAATCTGTGAATAATCTCATGGAAGATAATGAAATGTTAGTTGCAGATAAATTAgaaaatgagtttttttttttggtcaaaatGGTATGATACTATGCAATCCTGAGCTTTCaacgtttttcaaaaaaaatgatgaTCCTATAATTTTCCATCATTTAATcattataacaattttttatttatattttattttatggtttaattactctactggtccttatagtttcgcaaaattttcaattaggtccctatacttttttttcttttaattgagtccttgcaccaaaagtttttttttaattggatccttacacttttttttttcttttatttaggtccttgtaccaattttttttttagttgggtccttataaaattaagccaattactactaagagggacttaattgaaaaaaaattggtccagagacccaattaaaaaaatatatatataaaaacctaattaaaaattttatgaaactataaggaccaatagAATTaaaccttattttattttattttattttattgttgggTTATGTATACAGATATAGCATTGCAAAAATACTATTTGATCTGATCCATCTTAATTAATTTACGTGTTCAGTTGAGAGTAATTATTATACGGTGACTATCtacgtaaaaatatttttatataaaaatataattaaaattttttaaatagtttaataTATTAACATTATAACTATCatctttatatttaaaaaaaaaatagccacAATTTGTTATTAACGTTTTTATCCACCTTAACTAGGTAAAGGATAGTTGAGTTAATAAATTTACACAAAACAAAAGCGAGCATTATCAATCTTAatcatcttctttttttacttttaattgataaaaactaataataatttgtagttaatttctttttaacaaaaaaaagtcaaagaGATTACAAATATTGATGAATCTTCATCATTTTGTGCATATATATACTTGTAAGTAATTAAACTCCTAGAAACCAAACTTAACCTTTAATAATAATCATATCATTAATCTACAATTAGAGAAGAAAACTAAATACTTGGAAATTGCCAATCAATAAAACCTTCCAACAAATTAAAGAAGTTTTTCAATCACAATTATTTGAGAAAGGATGATTAACAAGAGATTGTTGATGAGCTTGGGCATTCATGGCCAACTCAAATTGCTTAACTGAAATTGGAGACAAACACAGGAACTCAGGTGCATTAGGAGGATTATTATTGTCCCAACTCttcacaatattattattattattgttattattattaattgtggtTGTTGATCCATCAAGTCCAATATGTGTCACATGCTTCACATCTGTTGGATAACCTATTTCCATCTCAGGCTCCTCCTCCTCAATAACATCCTCTTTATAAactgaaattaaatgaaagagtATTATTCAACAAATTAGATTACAacaatgatataaaatttaaataataaaatatattctttgtctctaatatttgtcatgttttaaaattatttttaatatttaatttgattcaatatgAGTAAATTGTCAAATTAGTTCTCGAAAgatttcataaacttatcataCTAATAGTCAATTAAGAATTCTACGTGTGTTGTAGTATTACTTAACGTGCCATATTAACAAATTTTGGCACTGTCAACAAAAAAAATCACAGAAAGACTAacgtgattaatttaaaatttttaaaggaccaatttgattaaaaaatattttgagattaatttaaaaaacgaaTGACCTTTCAGAAACAAATTTAactatttactttatttttaatgtttaagataaattttacttatatttctatcggtattttttttttaaagagatgTATTTTCTTTTACATAGCTATCCACAATCAATAAACTAtagtattaactaattattcttttcaagtgtaattattttttttctaaaaaggtTCACTTTTAGTCATTAGATAATAGATACTATACAATATACAGTATACACATCAAAGATTTGGTAGAGTTATGTCAATATCCTAATTCTTTTTGAAGTGTAAATGGACTAATCATTGTATGCAAATTGTTAAATCAAAACTAATCTTATTGTGGCTTCGGCCCAGCCCATTtcagtaaaaaacaaaaaaagttaaCAATTAAATAGTtagtcaaaaaaagaaaaaagtagaaAAGAGATCACTAGTacatttttttcttaaaagaatATCAAGGCTGTGTTTTATAACACTTGTTAATTATTCTTAAAACTGAATGATATTTTTCCTATAATATTCAGGTAAATTGACAATTATCTTTTcaggttattttaattcttaactaCTTttgatacacacacacacacttatATACAAATATTTGCGTTTGAAAAATCCTTGTTAAATCATTTTCAAGGTCGTTGTACCTAATTGATAGATTATAGGTTTATAACCACCAACCAAAGTgtgttattataataatatttaaatggaATATACCGTAACATCTTTTGTACATTAAGAAATTAAATATGCCTAAGAAATATTCGCTTGTCGGTTGAAGAGATatgtaactaatttttttttgtttggactGAGAATGTAACTAATTTAATAAGGCAATAAGAATGGTTTAGTAGTGAGAAATTtcgataataaaataaattttaattttattgtgttcaatgtgaaaaagaaaaaaaagataggtGGTAATATTATAAAATGAGAAACAAAATAGATATGCAAATAATAAGTGGGTACAATTTAGTAtcttattttgtaattaaataaaggTGAAAACTCAAATGCAGTCgatttcacatgaagttgataactgagagccattagataaaaatttagttaaataattcaaattatttaacggctttcagctatcaacttcacatggaattgactgcacctgagttttcaccttaaatAAAACTGTCACGactaaaaaacaacaaaatagttGCGAATGTTACCTGCAAATTTTTTCGCAAaaatttgttgcaaattttgatatatattttttccttCTAAAGTaccattatattattttttaaaaatactaaatattatttattattattacatacaTTTATTAAACTAAAGAATAAATAATGATTAAAGAAAGAACaaattttcttagtttttttttttatatatacaaatttgGAGAAGAGGAGCAGAACACcttttatatatctatataatatATAGTCAAAATTATATACCACAGGCAAAAATCCCACTATAAGTTATATACAATATAcatagtaataactaataaatgcaaataaaatagagatcataataaataataaataatgaacTCACAAAATAATTGAGACAAACTCTTGATGCCTCTGATTAATCTCTGAATTCCAGCAGCAACATTAGGCTTTGGTAGAACTAG harbors:
- the LOC112798079 gene encoding CRIB domain-containing protein RIC4-like; translation: MRKKNMERLVVLPFSFGCASHSSVQLGAPKRPKADDSSKATIIVPRRKEGEDHCQRSSKIKGKMMMKRLKPSSGFLVLPKPNVAAGIQRLIRGIKSLSQLFFYKEDVIEEEEPEMEIGYPTDVKHVTHIGLDGSTTTINNNNNNNNNIVKSWDNNNPPNAPEFLCLSPISVKQFELAMNAQAHQQSLVNHPFSNNCD